DNA from Hippoglossus hippoglossus isolate fHipHip1 chromosome 1, fHipHip1.pri, whole genome shotgun sequence:
TCAAGGGTTCTGCACTTCCTCTGCGGGCCGTGCAGTCAAGTGTTTCCTTATAAGGTTGAGTTTCTGCCgtagactataaataaagatggacaatgcgtCTCCACCAAGGGGGTAGAGAggatcgtccactaaccagaaggtttgtggttcgatccccagctcctccagtctgagaTGTGTGATAGAAACAACATTGTGTATCAAAGcgctgcatgaatgtgtgtgttgatgtgtgtgaatggtcaATAAGATTCTATATGAATATAGACCATTTACTTTTAttgaacaaaaactaaatatcctggatatgggcactgccatcttgtgctgatgacgtcatttCACCGAAATAtatgcgctcgaccaatcacgagtcagtgtcagctgccaatcatgacCTTTTACCCCGGTTTTACAGCATCAATCAACTAATTAACCAAacttatcaatcaatcaatcaaatcaatcaaatttatttgcatagcccacgttcacaaatcacaattagtctcatagagcttaacaaggtgtgacatcatctgcCTCTTTCAAAACCCAAGTTActgtacaaaataaacattaatggtGGATGAAGTTTATCAGTATCAGTTTGCTCACTGGAACTCGAGGTAAAGCCTTTTTTGTCGGTTTTAAAtattggtttatttttctttaaaccaGCTGCAAtagaaaacatagaaaacaatAGAGTCTTCATGTCTCTAGAATGTTTCGTAAAATGACTCTTGTGTGTTCTTGTCTCGCTGTAGCTGGACGGAGGCGTCGTCAGGCTCAGCATGGACGAGATCAAGAGAGCGTACCCCAATATTAGATCCTTGGTGGGAAACTCTGTGTACGTCAAGGCCTCTGTGCTCACCAAGACAGGTACGAACACCAAGACAGGTGCGAACACAAAGACAGGTACGAACACCAAGACAGGTGCGAACACAAAGACAGGTGCGAACACAAAGACAGGTGCGAACACAAAGACAGGTGCGAACACCAAGACAGGTGCGAACACCAAGACAGGTACGAACACCAAGACAGGTGCGAACACCAAGACAGGTGCGAACACCAAGACAGGTGCGAACACCAAGACAGGTGCGAACACCAAGACAGGTACGAACACAAAGACAGGTACGAACACCAAGACAGGTACGAACACAAAGACAGGTACGAACACCAAGACAGGTGCGAACACCAAGACAGGTACGAACACCAAGACAGGTACGAACACAAAGACAGGTGCGAACACCAAGACAGGTGCGAACACCAAGACAGGTGCGAACACCAAGACAGGTGCGAACACCAAGACAGGTGCGAACACCAAGACAGGTGCGAACACCAAGACAGGTGCGAACACAAAGACAGGTGCGAACACCAAGACAGGTGCGAACACCAAGACAGGTGCGAACACCAAGACAGGTGCGAACACCAACACAGGTGCGAACACAAAGACAGGTGCGAACACAAAGACAGGTACGAACACCAGAACAACAAAGTTCAAGTGATGTTTTTATCGGGAGCGCCGTCGTCTAATTTCCATCGATATAATCAGCTGGTGCAAATGTAGAGGACAGAGGAAGCTATCTCAGCATTTCAAAGGAAATCTGTAAACGTGGACtctgcagtgttgttgttgtgacacATTTTGTTCAGTTTGCTTTGTTTGCACGACCAAACTCTCCAAAATGTCGTAAACAGGCCACGGATCGATGGTCTCATCTGTGCAGCTCCACTTCTTGAAATTCAGTTTGTGGTCAGATGTGTCTCAACATGCCCTTTAACCCCCTGAATAAACTGCCTGGTGTCACAACTCTTAGTTAATGTGGGCCAAAAAAAGAATCCCTAAACTTCAGGGAGTTATTTTAGACGTTCGAAAGCAAAACTCCTGAACGTTCTCAGCTTTAGATAACTGGCAGCGGAACGAATTCTTATTCTTGAATGGACGTGAAACTCTTCTTATTTAATCACCGGGGACAAACGATGACGCCCTGAATCAAAATCTTTATTGTTACCCAACAGAATTACAACAACGGTGCAGTCTTCCTTCTGGAACTgtgaaaaaacacttttacgTTTATTTTATAGAGTGACATGTTTTTGAACGAGTCAAAATATTTGAAGGAACCTTTGAGTCGGTGGGTTTTTCCTTCTATTCAGTTTTACAGCAGGACTGGGTCATTTCACGTTCAAAGTTTGTCAAAACCCCgcgcttgcactcaaatagccaCCTACTGTATAATCTTGTTCTCAAACTCAAAAACCATATGACTTGAGATTCCGGAAATTATTGAAGTTTGAGGTTTTTAgttattttctcttctgtggTGTTTTCTCCTGAACAGGCAGCGACCTGGTTGAGGCCGAAAAGGGTGGGATAAAAATTGTGGAGTCTCCGTATGTCGTATCCTTCAAAATACCAAAGTACTTCAAGCCCGGCCTTCCCTTGGACTTCACAGTAAGAACAGTCGTCTGTGTTTTGCTGGATCTTCGGATCAGTGACTGTGAGTGAATAAAATCGCAGAGAGACATTTTTATCGCACCTGTCCAGATCCAGGTGAGCCACCACGATGGTTCCCCGGCCCACAATGTTCAGGTCAAGGTGAACTTGCTGGACGATCCGCTGGTCGTCACCTCCGGAGCCGCCAGAGCCACCATCAACATGCCCGACGTCCATCACCCTAAAATCATTATGGTCAGTATTACTGCTTTTTCTCACACAGCGTCCAGATTTAAAAGCAGAACTGCTCCTGTTcttgttttgcacattttgaTCCTTTAATTTTTACTTCAAATGCTTACTTTGGGGTTTGGACAAAATCTATTCGGAGAAGATGTaatcataatttattttatgCATTCGTGGATCAGCTGTGTTTGGTGTAAATCAGTCAAAttattaaaacctttttttttgcctaaatATGTCAAAATCCTGAAACCGTCCTCGTCTTATTGTCTTTATGTTATTGCTGCCGAACAAACAGACGTCTCTCTTTGGGTTTATGAAGTGGAAACTGTCACCAACTCTTGATCTGTGTTTGATTCTCAGGCTGAGACCACACAGGCCGGCCTGAGACCAGAACAACAGGCCAAAAACAGAGTCGTTGTTAGCCCGTACCGGAGCTTCCACCGGCACCAAGCGAACTACCTGTACATCTCCATGGGGACCAACACGGCGTCTGTCGGAGACATTCTGTCCGTGAAGCTGACCGTCAGTGCTGCTGAGCCGACACACAGGGACGCCATCAAACACATCACCTACCTGGTGAGACAGTGCATGTGCAAGACAAGCGGAGAACGTAAGAGGAGGGAAAATGTAACAAGTTGGAAATAGAACAAGTATAACACGTGACTGTCTTTCCTCTCAGGTGCTCAGCAAAGGCAAAATCATAAGCGCTGGTCGTGTGGATGTGACCGGTCAGTTGTTGACTGCCGTTGCGCTGGTGGTCCAACCGGAGATGATGCCCTCGTTCCGTTTTGTGGCTTTCTACAGCCTCCCCTGggtggaggatgaagaggtggtGTCGGACTCCATCTGGGTGGATGTGGTAGATTCCTGTGTGGGAGGGGTGAGTCTCCAGCTCAGTGTCACATGGTTTTCAGACTGAATATCATGTTGTTGGTTCTTGTTTGGGATTTGTTGACGATAATTAAAAGTAGAATAATGTCTTTGgttttaaattcagatttacTCCACATTTTACTTCTTGTGTGTTTGGCCGACACTGGTCTGAAAAACAACGTTATGAAGCATCAAATCAAAACCGTCATCAGATCAgtgttctgtagtttttcttctttctatgCAGTAATTTCTCTTGTGTGTCAACGTGTTCTTTTATTCCTTCTGTCTCACAGTTGAAAGTCGGGCCAGTGGACGGCATTCCTCGAGACTATGCCCCTGGGAAGAGATTTAGTTTTCAGGTCAGAGGCGACCCGGGGGCAAAGGTCAGCCTGGTGGTTGTGGACAACGCTGTTTACCTGCTCAACAAGGACAGGCTCACACAGAGGAAGGTAAATAATGCCTCGAGggaaatttctttaaatttggcacaaatgtttaATCTGAGTCAAAGATGACCTGATAAGACTTTGGTGATTGAAGGTCAAAGGCCAAATTCACTGTGACCTCAAGGTGAAACCAATTGGATTTTGGTGTTCAAAGTTCAAAGATCAAGGTAACAGTGGCCTCACGAATCGTTTTTGGCCTTTTGAACATGACATCTCAAGTGTGCCTTCAGGGaacagttgtcacttggacttaGATTTCAGTGATAAAGGTAatttttacactgaaaacatactggttggtggaggcatacaaaaAAGTTCTAGTTTTTACAGTCAAGCAATGAAATATACTGTCGATGGTTAAAGTTACTATGGAAACATAAATTCTTTGTTGCAGAGCAGATGTGAATTCATCCTCTTATCTTTCCAAATTACTTTTAAGGTTTCAAACACTGTACAATAATCGTAATTTTACAAGTGACATAATAGAAGTCATCAGGTCGTTTGTCGTTCTGCATCAATAATCATCAACACAAACCTGTAAAAAAAGCTCATGCGTCGCTATGTCTCACCTCAGATGTGGAACGTGGTGGAGAACGGAGACTTTGGCTGCACCCGTGGGGGGGGCAAAAACGCCAGGGGGGTGTTCAACGATGCCGgacttctcttctcctccagtgcCGGATTTAAAACCGGAACCAGAGAAGGTACCTGCCCCCTTCTGTTCGGGAAGTTCTGCCtactttgaatttatttttatacattcaAACATACATGCTGCTGGACGACTTAGTCACTGGGCGATGTTGATAGTTTTTATTGATTAGTTAAGTAATTTAAACACGTGAATGGATTAATGAACGGATGAAATATATGATAgatgtcctcttcctcctcctcttcctcctcctctcatctccccATCCTCATCCTTttatctcttctcctctcctcttcctctcgtctcttcTACTCacctctcatcttcctctccttctcatatcctcttcttcctcctctcctctcctcttcctctcctcttcttctcctcttcctctccttttcctctcctctcctcagcccTGCAGTGTCCGGGCAGTACCAGGAGGAGGCGCTCTGCTGAACTGCTGCAGCGTAAAGCTCTGTTGGGTGAGTGTTCTCTCCTCACAGAGCGTTTGTGGGATggatttctcttcttttacaGTGATGCCATTAATAGTTGATAATAAACTATTGATTACAGATTTACTGAtattgaccccccccccccccccccccccccctgtcttcAGAGAGTCACTAcaaggagaagctgcagcatcGTTGCTGTAAGGACGGCCTCAGGGAGATCCCCATGCCCTACTCCTGCACCCGCCGCTCCCTCTACATCACCGAGGGCTGGGAGTGCATCCGGGCCTTCAGATACTGCTGTGCCACGTACAGGGACCAGCTGTTTGACACTGAGGTTCCCAGCACCCCAACACCCCCCACAACCAGCAGGCCACCCCAACCCACTTTTCCCTTTCTCCTTGATAGAGAGGTTTTTGATTCAAGCCGTGGTAGGTTCTGCACCTCAACCCTATCTCTCCTCAAAATGCtttgaaatgtggagctgtGATGTTCAACATGTTCTTCATATTAGATTAGTGTGAGGATGAGGTGAATATCATTAGGTTTGCTATTAAACTTGGACGTGTTTAGAATATAGGACGAGATGTTGAATAacccttgtacgtttgaaggtcttctgcacaagttaccaactaccagtagatgttagcaggtgttggTGGCCACCAGTGGATGGGAGGGACATAACTTGAGTTGTAGGACTCCAAATGTGGATGAGTCCCTTAAAGTGCTGCAAGTGTTTTTGAAGCCAATTTCAGTTTAAACCATTTCTtctttattcagtttatttcagACGGCATTCGGCACAACAACCATCAGTGCACAGGACCGACACAAAAAGGATGGAAGGACATACGAGGGTGGCGCAGGTGGCGCCgttgcaggaggaggaggaggagggggaggaggaagaggaagagtgggaGTACCTTGATGAGACTCAGGTGTATCTGCGTTTCAAGTTCTACGAGTCGTGGCTGTGGACGGACGTGAACCTGCCGAGCAAAGCAGACACAGACGGGTGAGTGACGGATGAGAGGGGAGGTCACACCAAGTTTAATAAAAACTCATCATGTGGAAGAACGTCGCTCTTTGGATCTGACTTCTATCAGCTAGTATCAGTCAGGATGGGACAAGAGCGAATGTGGAGGGAGTCAGTATGAAAATCAGCTTAAATAGAGTGTAAGCATCAAATAGAATTtcaaacaaaatgcaaatgtggTGTAACATGATTAATTATCTTTGAcgagaaaaaagaagaattgaAATAAGAGATTATGACTTTGTCGaatcgttttttttcccccttcagaCCTAAAAAGTAAAGTTTGATTTCACTCAGTTTATTTCAGTCTGTTATTCATCTTCACTTCACACTTCATCACTTGTTCCTGTGGAGATGAATGACAGACGGATCAAACTAAACCCACAGGACCTCAGGTACTGGTTCATTGTGTGTAGATGATAAACCAGAGATTTAGCTGAGCAACAGAAAACTCAGTGTGTTATCTCGTGTCTCGTCTATTATCCATTTATTTGATGAGGACAGTTCTGATTTATCAAcagacaaaatactgtaaatgaggCAGAGTTGTATGagctcattttcatctgttgtcgCTGTCGCCAGGTTTTACTGACCAATCTTATATAGTAAATAATAGCTATGGATCATTCGTGTGCATTACATACATACTGTCCGAACTAACTGTACAACAAACGCAGAATTAAAACACTACACTCTATCAAATCCAGTAAGtaacaaaaaatacaatacaatgcaaAGACACAATTACGCatataaattaaatcataaatctTTTATGTAATCTTATATATTATAGTAAATGATTTAAGACGAAGGCTGTGGAATAATTGCACATAGCTCGTTTGCTTTAAGCCGTGTTTGAAGTTTGTATTTAGAGGTTAGATAATTAGATTCTGTTACGCTGCACTGGAGGTTTTCATTCCCTtcaattctattttatttattagtatCTGGACATTTACACGGAACAATACCTGttggaataaaaatgaaaatccaacCAGACATGTGGTGAACTTCACCTGAGGGAAGAAATGAGTTGATCATTTCATCATGTAGACCAGTGACTCGcgttgtgtttgtcagtgataACAGAATCAACAGAGCTGACTCTTTTTCCCGTCTGTGTGACTCGTGTTGCTCTgttctgtgcacgtgtgtgtgtgtgtgtgtgtgtgtgtgtgtgtgtgtgtgtgtgtgtgtgtgtgtgtgtgtgtgtgtgtgtgtgtgtgtgtgtgtgtgtgtgagacgtccTCGTTTACACCGTGATGCTACGTGCATCAGTCAACCTGTTTTATGTGGCATCTattaataattaactttttCTCTTGGACCTTTATAACACAGACATTAATCTGATCAACAGCTTGGCGACTAAGATTGTGGAGAAAGCTTTACCAGACAGCATCACACAGTGGGGAGTTCTGGCCATAAGTGCATCGCCTCAGACAGGTAGGAGGgcgatgatgaggaggaggaggaggaggaggaagaggagtgaatCAAGATGTCTAATCACACACCTTTTGGAACTGTGTAGGTTTCTGTGTGGCCGAGCCTTACAACATCAGAGCGTGGAAGCGTTTCTTTGTGGACCTGAAGCTGCCGTATTCAGTGGCGAGGAACGAACAGGTCGAGATCAAAGCTGTGATCCACAACTACGGCGACGAGGACCTGCATGTAAGAGCGTCACCACAGAGCTGCACCGTCAGAGAGGTTTAACAAATACACGAAGGACGAACAGGAAGCTGAGGCTTGTGACTGTCGTTAGTTTTTGCAGGTATTTTAGACATAAACCAAAGTAAAATGTCAACTTGTTAGAATTTATCctcaggggaacatgaatgtgaGCATCAAATGTTATGCCCCACTAACTGCTGTTGAGGGACATTTCACTAAAAACTGCAAATGTCCAACTCTTGGTTGTGTTTAGAGGAGCAATGATGTCATTAGGATTTGAGCACCATGGATACCATGGATGCATCAAATGACCCGGCAAGCTATCCGAGCTATAGCTACGACTATGCACGAATGACAAGTCTCAACTTCCAGATATGAAGCTACAACTTCCTATGTtcgaacactgccatcttgcacccGTGACGTCACGTGGAGCGGTCTGTGCGGTAGTGATCAGGGCGTAGACGTGGTATCAACTTCTCCAGATTAATGAAAAATTCATTTGACGTGCCCTGGCATCTAGTCCGAACGCTTCCTAGTCACATTCCACTGGAGGTTTACTGGGCGTGCCGAGGTAAACCCAGAACTCACTTGAGGGACTACAAATCCCATCTGGCCTAGGAACGCCTCGGGATCCCCCATAAAGAGCTGGAAAGAATGGCTCAGGGAAAGGGACATCAGGGACACCCTCTGTGACCCGAGCCTGGACAAGaggaagacaatggatggattATTTGAcgttcactttgactttttagtttggtctgtGTGTCTTTGGTCTCCACAATTATCTGAACCAAACCTTTTGACTATCTGTGCTCGAGCTGTTGGAATATTTCAGTGTTTGCAGGGTTTCTACTCGATTACAGTTCAGTTAATGCACCAAAACGTGAGGAAAAGTGAAACATTGCTGAACGTGTCGTGACTGGTTTTCCCGCTCAGGTCAGGGTGGTGCTGATGAAGACGGAGGACATGTGCAGCATCGCCTTtaaggacagacacacacaggaactgACGCTGCCGGCCGGCACTTCCAAGGCAGTGCCTTACACCATCGTGCCGCTGGTGGTGGGGAAACTTCCTCTGGAGGTGATGGTGGTCGGCAGAGACATGATGGGAGGAGACCGCATCCAGAAGTTTCTACGAGTGGTGGTGAGTCACACTTGAGCGTGAAAATGACATCGCAGCGTAAACAGGGAAAATGTCTCATGCGTTAACTTAGTGAGATAAAAATCTGCTTTGCTATTGAACTCAGCTGGAGGGAGTGCAGAAGACTGAAGTGCAGAGTTCAGTGTTGAATCCGGCTGCTGAAGGAGGTCAGTAGATTTCCTGGTATCTCCTGTCAACTGCATGTTAATCAGTGCCCTCGCAGCAGTGTGGGCCAAGCAGGCCTGGGGCCCCGAGGCTGAGAGGGTGGCCCCTGAGAACGGCTGAATACATTAGTCCTCAGGAGACCGCAACAACATGGTCGATCGgtcggatggatggatgatagattTCTGGAGACAGCTTCCAGAATAGTTTTCTCTTtgtccgtccctctgtccctctgtccgaTCTCTCAGATGCGCCgagagggaatttcttcaaatttggtgcaatggagtcaaagatgaactgattaaacTTTGGttgtaaaaggtcaaaggtcaacataactgtgacatcataatgttcAAACCCTGGAGGCATATTTCCTGCAGCTTGCCTGGCTGTCAGAGACAAGACCTCTACTCTTCAGGTTTGGGTTAAGCAGTCATGAAATGTTTGTCTCGGCGTCCGTCCTCTACAGGAACACAGACAGTTCGTGTCCAGAGAATCGAGCTGCAGTCAGTCGTGCCAAACTCTGTCCCAGAGACATTCATCAATGTCAGAGGTCAGTCAcaatcagagcagagataaGGATCACACCTCGGAGAGTGAGCCGATtccttacccccccccccccccccctctcatctcCAGGCAACGTGTTGGCAGACAGCATCGATAACTCCATCAGTGAGGACTCTCTGGCGTCTCTGATCCAGATGCCCGGCGGCTGTGTGGAGCAGAACTTGGCCAGAATCACTCTGCCGCTCATCGCCACTCTTTACCTGGATCGAACCAACGACTGGGAGAGCGTGGGGGTGCAGCGCAAGGCTGAGGCTATCCGATACATcaggagaggtgagagaggagggatggatgcatggatggatgatggactgaagacatgcagcagagagggatgGCAAATGGAAATATTTCAAACCTTCACATCCCCTCTTTAAATTCTTATATgaaccctgacctttgaccttgactCGTATTTTTCAGGCTATGAGAACCAGCTGGCCTACAGGAAGCCGGATGGCTCTTACCCCCCCTACAGACGAGAAGGTGCAAGCACATGGTACTTGTGAAACCCTCTGTCTGTTGTCTGAGAGCACAAATATCCATACTGTGTTTGACAGTGACTAAACGTTTGCTCATCTGCGTGTCAGGATCACCGCATACGTGGTGAAGGTGTTCTCCATGGCTCACTCCATCATCGGCGTCAACGAGCAGCAAGTGTGCGACCCTCTGACCTACCTGGTGAAGAACAAACACCGCTTTGTTCCGGGAAAATTTGTAGAGGACAACCCTGTTTACACCACTACCATGactgtgagacacacacacacacacacactcacacacacacacacacacacacacacacacacacacacacacacacacacacacataaaaaaacatagtATGTCATTGTGCTGGTACCTGAAATAAGCTTTTCCACGGTTCTTTTCTTGAACAACCAGTCACCCACTGTATGTGCCTGTTGAAACTGAATCAAGCTTATCATAAATCTCcggtaacaaacaaacaaaattaaatactAGACAATTTATACCTCCGccaacagtcccattatgaaactttatttaaatctgctagatcctgatttttatttggatctgcaccaaattgcacacactcacgaACATCAGTCCCTTACATCACCAATCGTTCtctgggaaaactgtgaaagtATCAAAAAGACGCAAATCTCACAATGTCCGAATCCACACCGAAATCACACGGCTTCTTTTTGAGCTCATGTCCCATCATTCCACTGAGTTCAGTGGAAATCTGTTCCGTAGTATTtgtattaaacaaacaaaccaacccacAAACAAtaggacagaggtgaaaacataacctcctgggcAGATGTAAAAAGTAGTCAGTTGTCGTTGGAAACTAGTTGAAAACCTAAAAATCACTTACCACTCCTTTAGAACCAGAGAGTGAGGGCTTCTCCTGCTGTTGTGCATCAACAGTGCAAACACAAGAAgcaagcaacaaaacaaacaccttcgaaattaaattaaaataagaataatgtgGATATTTGAGCTTTGAGTTTAAAGCCTTTTCTTCCCAGGGCGGTCTCAGGGGCGACGACCCTGAAATAACCCTGACAGCCTTCGTCCTCATAGCGCTCGCTGAGGCCAAGCAGGCGGGGATCCGCTGCACGAGTGCAGATGTGAATTTTGAGGTAAGttaaacaaagaacaaaacaacTGCAGCGTCACGTTTCATCTTTACTTTTCCGTCCCTGTAAAATCCcctttttactttattgttaAGATAATTGGTTGTAGAATCAGTGGCTGTATTAAAACATCTCTCGTCACAGATGGTCATTGATAAAACGGCCAACTACCTGAGGAAATCGCTGATCAGGCCGGGGAGGAGACCGTACACGGTGGCCATCGCCTCCTACGCGCTGGCTCTGGTGGAGAAGGATCGTTTTCACCTGATGTGGTTACTCAGAGCCGCAGCTCCAGGTCAACGGCACACACCTGTTTCATATCTGCAAAGACTTCAAGTTACTCATCGTCTCtttaaaaacttatttttcttttctttgtggaGTGTAATTTCATTTTTAGTAATAGTCCTGGCTCTGCCCCCTGACCCCGACTGTATCCTTCCACCATGTCTTGTCGTAATTCGTCACGTAGTtcttgcgtaatcctgcaaacaacagacaaacacaacgAAAGTTACTCCTCTCACgtgcctcgctctctctctcctccaggggGCAGTCACTGGCCTGACAGACAGAATGCCTTGTTCACCCTGGAAGCGACCGGCTACGCCCTGCTGGCTCTGGTGAAGTTGGGAAACATGGAGCAAGCGTCAGTAGCGTTCAAATGGCTGAACAGCCAGAGACGAAGAGGCGGCGGCTTCGGCTCCACTCAGGTaccaccagcagggggcgtctggtgttttgtttgttcccATTTAATCACCCGCTTCATATCTCCTCATGTCTGATGAGCTGCCTGATGTCGCTTCAGACAATTCAGATGAAGCCATAACTCACCAACACGTTGacggattttcaccaaacttgtcGTGAATATGAGTTTACCTCTAGACTCTTTcaccaaaggtcaaaggtcaaggtcaacaatAATATCATATCTTCAGAAATACTTCAAAACAATCTAATGTGTATCTTAATCTGAAAATGATTTCCTCTCATATGACGTAGTGTGATAAGTGACGTAGTAcagaagtcagaaaatgacgtcATGCATGgttcaaaaacatattttttcttgAGGTATCTCTTCATCTTATAGGACTTTAAAAACGGCCTAAAGTTTATATAGATTGAAAATTAATTCATGATCATACGGTAGAAATTACGTCATTATGCATTAACTTTAACCAGTAACAAATTAGACATCTTATTTAGATGAATCCATTGGTCCTCCTCATGTTATTGCCTGATAGGAGAATATACAGCGCCCCTGCAGCGTATAAATTGCCCCTCCGATGTTTCTCATTTAATATGTCAGCGTTGTGGAGAAAACCCACGACCGGCAGAACATGGAAACTCTGGCTGGCAGGTTTGAACCCttaaccttcttgctgtgacaCGTCAATGCTAACCGCTGTCCCACCGCGTCACTGCCTCATTTGATCAGTGAACATTAGACgagaggtttgtttgttttcctcctcctgtcctcccccAGTCCACCATGGTGGTGCTCCAGGCGCTGTCAGAGTACCAGATCAACAAACCCCCTCCCGGCGACCTCAGTCTGGATGTGGACGTCAGGATCGCGGGTCGCAGGGAAGTGCGTTACCATTTCAACCCCAGCACGTCCTACGCTGCTCGCTCCTCCAGGGTGAGGCatcagagaggaagtgaaattGTGAAACGTTCAGCTGTTCATCCCCGTTACTTATTTCTGCTCTGGTGCTTCTGTCGTGCAGCTGCCTGCGAACCTTGATCTTGAGGTGGAGGCTCGAGGGAACGGACAGGGGATCCTGGAGGTATGACTCTATAACGCAGGACTCACTTGAAACGCTGCAGCTCTTCGTACAGGAGGAGATTTTATTTCCCGTGTACTTCTCTTTACTATTGCATTGACAGCTAGAATAGCATGTTACCACAAAAGTCCGCTATGTTGTGTTTCCACGGTGTCACGCCTTTTATTCCACACGATATTTCACAACACATCGGAGATGTGCCATAGGAATGAATACACCTCTGGTTGACTCGCACGCTGTTGCAGAGCAGCGAGGAAATGAGGTGTGAACATGTGTTGTCGTCATGACGATCACGTTAGCACCAAACATTGGGCACGCCCACCGTCAAGCGTTAAAGCAACATACGTGTGACTCCAGCGTAAATGAAGACAGGTTTCATGAAGTCGGGTCAgactttgatgttttattataaagcTGTAATGAgtaatgatttgattttaatttctgCCTGTGTTGACCCATTTAAA
Protein-coding regions in this window:
- the LOC117758399 gene encoding complement C3-like; protein product: MGPRTLQGILFLLLLCKSSGQIDHQRRSHWHRRITPFDSYFRHLENPHVKETVQTTARFTLLAPDLLRTDSQENIYLQADGQSSPITVSISIRDFSNTATLLRDSVTLDLDNGFQALKTIQLPSDHLNRDEKNNKFVYLTVNFGGLYSETRILMVSFHSGYIFIQTDKPIYNPGDTVQFRAFVSTPSFKAFNSSITMDFKNPDGVVVKQVLRMRAVGGVLADKFTLSEIVSEGRWTVIAKFDHWEQNTFTSQFEVKKYVLPAFNVTLTPRKSFLDLSDSELEVEISARYLYGEPVVGTAYVVFGVKINTEMIRLPSVKQVSDLDGGVVRLSMDEIKRAYPNIRSLVGNSVYVKASVLTKTGSDLVEAEKGGIKIVESPYVVSFKIPKYFKPGLPLDFTIQVSHHDGSPAHNVQVKVNLLDDPLVVTSGAARATINMPDVHHPKIIMAETTQAGLRPEQQAKNRVVVSPYRSFHRHQANYLYISMGTNTASVGDILSVKLTVSAAEPTHRDAIKHITYLVLSKGKIISAGRVDVTGQLLTAVALVVQPEMMPSFRFVAFYSLPWVEDEEVVSDSIWVDVVDSCVGGLKVGPVDGIPRDYAPGKRFSFQVRGDPGAKVSLVVVDNAVYLLNKDRLTQRKMWNVVENGDFGCTRGGGKNARGVFNDAGLLFSSSAGFKTGTREALQCPGSTRRRRSAELLQRKALLESHYKEKLQHRCCKDGLREIPMPYSCTRRSLYITEGWECIRAFRYCCATYRDQLFDTEVPSTPTPPTTSRPPQPTFPFLLDREVFDSSRGSYQLPVDVSRRHSAQQPSVHRTDTKRMEGHTRVAQVAPLQEEEEEGEEEEEEWEYLDETQVYLRFKFYESWLWTDVNLPSKADTDGLATKIVEKALPDSITQWGVLAISASPQTGFCVAEPYNIRAWKRFFVDLKLPYSVARNEQVEIKAVIHNYGDEDLHVRVVLMKTEDMCSIAFKDRHTQELTLPAGTSKAVPYTIVPLVVGKLPLEVMVVGRDMMGGDRIQKFLRVVLEGVQKTEVQSSVLNPAAEGGTQTVRVQRIELQSVVPNSVPETFINVRGNVLADSIDNSISEDSLASLIQMPGGCVEQNLARITLPLIATLYLDRTNDWESVGVQRKAEAIRYIRRGYENQLAYRKPDGSYPPYRREGASTWITAYVVKVFSMAHSIIGVNEQQVCDPLTYLVKNKHRFVPGKFVEDNPVYTTTMTGGLRGDDPEITLTAFVLIALAEAKQAGIRCTSADVNFEMVIDKTANYLRKSLIRPGRRPYTVAIASYALALVEKDRFHLMWLLRAAAPGGSHWPDRQNALFTLEATGYALLALVKLGNMEQASVAFKWLNSQRRRGGGFGSTQSTMVVLQALSEYQINKPPPGDLSLDVDVRIAGRREVRYHFNPSTSYAARSSRLPANLDLEVEARGNGQGILEVVTYYNQVHEVDEKRPCEHFELNVTIEESSEKPPADVEKSYQITIKVRALGPRDVRMVVLDVSLPTGFTPENSDLEMLLNSVDRYINNFQIVDNLSDRGSLIIHLFKVSHKEPDILIFRLQQRFKVGLLQPSSVTVYEYYSSDHRCSRTYTPSEDKEELAQICRDNVCRCTQGDCCVSKADSEDFSTGDRETFACKSLHHVFQVKVLSVSQSYYDKYEMEITQVIKLGVEAGVKVGQKRMFMSHGGCREGLSLTSGSQYLIIGPKEDQWNIDSDTNRYIYMLGKDTWVERWPSSAECSISPSLGAKCKGLHDAAQELSVNGCRL